A single window of Nicotiana sylvestris chromosome 3, ASM39365v2, whole genome shotgun sequence DNA harbors:
- the LOC138887421 gene encoding uncharacterized protein: MGRKHCARRWWRRGQYHSSTQVAAEFVTSAMAVPSFSLFPDSQSLFSRNPSSSHVENTTENVELEGGKGNNINASSVDETPYLSLPDTNSEPVIGGVPVTDKGKGKVVEDSELGGSRRESVPKTETQPVDVDCSNDSQLKKKKNWYRTQEDGFVHDLVFSQLTVVERSMEGMGPCKLGVQNELFFIGGIVWMGSMGEKHCCQKLVSRIVYPAGIVICRVGICWDFLVPMDLDYKPKVDWDTNCHVIHQLKANLSKRLRFGLGEFALVTGLKCKGDTSIEIIAENRLISKYFGTASVTLAQLANYFKKKKWETDDDALKIAVLYFVNNFLLSQLKTKFSDILSKNIIPTDDEKQLFDVRGLNFEIEVECTDSQPDSFQVFGTQLPKTQSIHESTGGDSQPTNVEVMKELQALKLFVDTKFEEVLAAIGRQSMKPEGNSAHKQQDNDPDFREMHNDYDQFESGHVGNDPVVFGDSTPKAPSISGFGGVGQDGGATGVNVKNVTASNGVVNDDFGLDSNFKLSASAIDQITAITQQATYKQSSHNVKKSGPAPLLSGIPVQTRADVVIESNTAPQGTIDADNAFMCSACRVDGVGQVDVGGSNVNLPSASCRHGGDLHLDSDFEYTDSQLDLITAITHGGRRNVNQYGNELTTRAINKSKPDQSVSRSIVQIQTDIETTPAVFARRRRPTAVKQSPYRNDWQSGISAVGGSSKVIKGRFPFVNDISEIIDFKLTTAFSNFVEENMQLGEEVYLPGDQKLEPCFDFEVEQIDDKTFFHTLNYSGRLLSSSHLNIIFYYLRKKAKYGINMPIKVTTTDTLFNNIIQRVFTEFVKGGKQDHLIDRSDDIMEYMKGFRMHCNTPWHQVDHVIFPINLAEIWHWILGCVSFHKRCFYVYDSLRSQKHKKAIQKVAEAYVVLIPLFLVSIEFYNQRSNIVVENGLHMGKKLTDPFEIELITNLPTQQNSDCGVYVACFAEYIIEDLPIPVANFDVDDLRARFGFY; the protein is encoded by the exons ATGGGTCGGAAGCATTGTGCGCGTAGATGGTGGCGCCGTGGACAATATCATTCTTCAACACAAGTAGCTGCTGAATTCGTTACCTCAGCCATGGCTGTTCCTAGTTTTTCCTTATTTCCTGATTCTCAGTCTCTATTTAGTCGTAACCCTAGTAGTAGTCATGTTGAAAACACAACTGAAAATGTAGAATTAGAGGGTGGAAAAGGCAACAATATTAATGCTTCGTCAGTCGATGAAACTCCCTACCTGTCATTACCCGACACAAATTCCGAACCAGTTATAGGAGGTGTTCCTGTGACTGATaagggaaaaggtaaagttgttgAGGATTCTGAGTTAGGGGGAAGCCGACGTGAATCCGTGCCTAAAACAGAGACTCAACCAGTAGATGTTGATTGTAGCAATGACTCTcagttaaagaagaaaaaaaattggtATCGCACCCAAGAAG ATGGTTTTGTACATGATTTAGTATTTAGCCAGTTGACAGTGGTGGAGAGAAGCATGGAAGGAATGGGACCGTGTAAGTTAGGAGTGCAGAATGAGCTTTTCTTTATAGGTGGCATTGTGTGGATGGGGTCAATGGGCGAGAAACACTG TTGCCAGAAATTAGTCAGTAGAATTGTATACCCTGCTGGTATAGTTATATGTCGTGTTGGTATC TGTTGGGATTTCCTTGTGCCTATGGACTTAGATTATAAACCAAAGGTTGATTGGGATACCAACTGCCatgttattcatcaattgaaagcGAATTTATCAAAGAG GTTGCGCTTTGGCTTGGGTGAATTTGCACTTGTTACTGGGTTGAAATGTAAGGGTGATACAAGTATAGAGATCATAGCAGAGAAtaggttgatttcaaaatattttgggacTGCATCCGTGACATTGGCCCAACTAGCAAACTAttttaagaagaagaaatgggaaaCAGATGATGATGCGTTGAAGATAGCAGTTCTTTATTTTGTGAACAACTTCTTACTTTCTCAACTCAAAACAAAG TTCAGtgatatactct CTAAAAACATCATCCCAACTGATGATGAGAAGCAACTATTTGATGTGCGTGGTCTAAACTTTGAAATTGAAGTTGAGTGCACTGACAGTCAGCCCGATAGCTTTCAGGTTTTTGGCACTCAATTACCAAAGACACAAAGTATACATGAAAGTACTGGAGGTGATTCTCAACCTACCAATGTTGAGGTAATGAAGGAGTTACAAGCTTTGAAGCTTTTTGTAGATACCAAGTTTGAGGAGGTGCTTGCAGCTATTGGTAGGCAGTCAATGAAACCAGAGGGAAATTCAGCG CATAAGCAACAGGATAATGATCCTGACTTTCGTGAGATGCATAATGATTATGACCAGTTTGAAAGTGGCCACGTTGGGAATGATCCTGTAGTTTTTGGAGATAGCACGCCCAAAGCGCCTTCTA TATCTGGTTTTGGTGGGGTTGGTCAAGATGGAGGTGCCACTGGTGTCAATGTGAAGAACGTCACAGCAAGTAATGGTGTAGTTAATGATGATTTTGGCTTAGATTCTAACTTTAAACTGTCTGCATCTGCAATTGATCAAATCACCGCCATTACACAACAAGCAACATATAAGCAGTCATCTCATAATGTTAAAAAGTCGGGTCCTGCTCCGCTGCTATCGGGAATCCCTGTACAGACACGAGCAGATGTTGTTATTGAGTCTAATACTGCTCCACAGGGTACGAT TGATGCTGATAATGCTTTTATGTGTTCTGCATGTCGGGTTGATGGTGTTGGTCAAGTGGATGTTGGTGGCAGTAATGTGAATTTACCTTCTG CTTCATGTCGACACGGGGGTGATCTTCACTtggattctgattttgaatataCTGATTCTCAACTTGATCTAATTACTGCCATTACACATGGAGGGAGACGTAATGTAAATCAATATGGAAATGAACTGACAACTCGTGCTATAAATAAGTCTAAACCTGATCAGTCGGTATCAAGAAGTATTGTCCAGATACAAACAGACATTGAAACTACTCCTGCAGTTTTCGCACGGAGAAGGCGCCCCACAGCTGTAAAACAGTCGCCGTATAGGAATGACTGGCAATCTGGTATTAGTGCAGTTGGGGGATCCTCGAAGGTTATCAAAGGAAGATTTCCATTTGTAAATGACATTTCAGAGATTATTGATTTTAAGCTTACGACTGCATTCTCAAACTTTGTTGAAGAAAACATGCAATTGGGAGA GGAAGTGTATTTACCTGGTGATCAAAAGCTAGAGCCTTGTTTTGACTTTGAAGTTGAACAGATTGATGATAAGACGTTTTTCCATACCTTAAACTATTCTGGCAGGCTGCTCTCTAGttca CACTTGAATATTATATTCTACTATCTTAGGAAGAAGGCGAAATATGGAATTAATATGCCAATCAAAGTCACAACTACAGATACTCTTTTTAATAATATCATTCAAAGGGTTTTCACAGAATTTGTAAAAGGTGGGAAACAAGATCATTTGATTGATAGATCAGACGATATCATGGAGTACATGAAAGGATTTAGGATGCATTGCAACACTCCATGGCACCAGGTTGATCATGTCATTTTTCCAATTAATTTGGCAGAAATTTGGCATTGGATATTGGGGTGTGTGTCATTCCACAAGAGATGTTTTTACGTATATGACTCGCTACGTAGTCAAAAGCACAAAAAAGCTATTCAAAAAGTGGCAGAGGCTTATGTTGTGTTGATCCCCCTATTTCTAGTTAGTATTGAATTTTATAACCAAAGAAGTAACATTGTAGTAGAAAATGGTCTGCACATGGGAAAGAAGTTGACTGATCCTTTTGAGATTGAACTGATTACAAATCTGCCAACACAGCAAAATTC AGATTGTGGAGTATATGTTGCTTGCTTTGCTGAGTATATTATTGAAGATCTTCCAATCCCTGTTGCCAATTTTGATGTGGATGATCTTCGAGCTAGGTTTG GATTTTATTAG
- the LOC104245906 gene encoding uncharacterized protein, with amino-acid sequence MLQQKMPVKHLSANCIPGSLTSYFLIIINIHHFIYIPLMFDESSLLSKVQKSYADALLVGLLLFLGPICLADTLVNGPVFSIKWSKELSQFTASISKLKKIKTYLLPSQSKVRHQWSGSDSGTNSEDKMCEGAVPKLGTTIHITALDGIINVNSLFTLAVFIGLAWNPHDLNNSLATDTNCFAKPKVAEDLVAFHVYSFSCFLFSSLIALCLKQAIRLAKSAHHFPTIYSLDLAQINKNALRVGYLVSAAGSVCGSVFLMLALINVVQIKLGILGCGSKHTYGAVIPLVIFVPLGLLINVCTIFYAFTR; translated from the coding sequence ATGCTCCAACAGAAAATGCCGGTGAAACATTTGTCAGCTAATTGTATTCCTGGTTCATTGACCTCCTAtttccttattattatcaacataCATCATTTTATTTATATTCCGTTAATGTTTGATGAGTCTTCCCTCTTGTCAAAAGTTCAGAAAAGCTATGCGGACGCTTTGCTGGTAGGCCTGCTACTCTTTCTTGGCCCAATTTGTTTGGCTGACACTTTAGTAAATGGGCCTGTGTTTTCAATTAAATGGAGCAAGGAATTATCTCAATTCACTGCCTCAATATCCAAACTAAAGAAAATCAAGACTTACCTACTACCTAGTCAGTCAAAAGTAAGACATCAGTGGTCGGGATCTGATTCTGGGACTAACTCCGAGGACAAAATGTGCGAGGGAGCTGTCCCAAAACTGGGCACCACAATCCACATCACAGCCCTAGACGGCATCATCAACGTCAACTCCCTTTTCACACTAGCAGTGTTCATCGGACTAGCTTGGAATCCCCACGATCTGAACAACAGCCTCGCCACCGACACCAACTGTTTTGCGAAGCCCAAGGTTGCCGAGGATCTTGTCGCCTTCCACGTCTACTCCTTCAGCTGTTTCCTCTTTTCTAGCCTCATTGCTTTGTGCCTTAAGCAGGCTATTCGTCTTGCTAAGTCTGCCCACCATTTCCCCACCATCTATTCTCTTGACTTGGCCCAAATCAACAAGAATGCGCTTCGGGTCGGGTACCTGGTTTCTGCTGCGGGTTCTGTTTGCGGGTCGGTGTTTTTGATGCTTGCTTTGATCAATGTGGTTCAGATCAAGCTTGGGATTTTGGGATGTGGGAGCAAGCATACCTATGGAGCTGTTATTCCACTTGTGATTTTTGTTCCCTTAGGGCTCCTTATTAATGTTTGTACTATTTTTTATGCTTTCACTCGTTAA
- the LOC104245907 gene encoding uncharacterized protein — MTALMKYLCVVAFLVVLVIAGFNTANGAGECGRNSPDMEAMKLIPCAEAASDSNASVSRSCCQQMQKLGQNPKCLCAVMLSNTAKDSGAKPEVAITIPKRCNLANRPMGYKCGPYTLP; from the exons ATGACAGCTCTAATGAAATACTTGTGCGTTGTAGCATTTCTTGTGGTTTTGGTGATTGCTGGTTTCAATACAGCTAATGGAGCTGGTGAATGCGGGAGAAATTCACCGGATATGGAAGCTATGAAGCTGATACCTTGTGCAGAAGCAGCATCAGATTCAAATGCTTCTGTTTCCAGAAGCTGTTGCCAGCAGATGcagaaactgggacagaatccgAAATGTCTTTGTGCTGTTATGCTCTCCAATACTGCTAAGGATTCTGGAGCCAAACCTGAAGTTGCCATAACCATCCCCAAACGCTGCAACCTTGCCAATCGTCCCATGGGCTACAAATGTGGAC CTTACACGTTGCCTTGA
- the LOC104245908 gene encoding uncharacterized protein codes for MEKANKQVGGGSSSSSFTNDLFGPKETPKSSSSSSALFNSVFGPPSTGLRRDSATGVGGSSTMKNYQYVNAKYGTSDNGSQRSRGDISSKDKSSMYENDKTEPCYFSSSIYYGGQDVYSPTSQPGSQHILKKDGEDDDQNGNNSNCASRGNWWQGSLYY; via the exons ATGGAGAAGGCAAATAAGCAAGTGGGGGGTGGTTCCTCTTCTTCGTCCTTTACCAACGACCTTTTTGGTCCTAAGGAGACTCCTAAATCCTCCTCATCTTCCTCTGCACTCTTTAATTCTGTCTTTGGCCCACCTTCCACG GGACTTAGAAGGGACTCCGCCACTGGAGTTGGAGGTTCATCAACCATGAAAAATTACCAGTATGTAAATGCAAAATATGGAACTTCAG ataATGGGTCCCAAAGAAGCAGAGGAGACATAAGTAGCAAGGACAAAAGTTCCATGTATGAGAATGATAAAACAGAACCGTGCTATTTCAGTTCATCCATCTATTATGGTGGCCAAGATGTTTATTCTCCAACTAGCCAACCTGGTTCCCAGCATATT TTGAAGAAAGATGGGGAAGATGATGATCAAAATGGAAACAATTCAAACTGTGCTTCACGAGGAAATTGGTGGCAGG GATCACTTTATTACTGA